From Scomber japonicus isolate fScoJap1 chromosome 22, fScoJap1.pri, whole genome shotgun sequence, one genomic window encodes:
- the per1b gene encoding period circadian protein homolog 1b, whose product MSYDSSNSVASSNARGRVARAGEKDNDQEAQFEGLNSPKSSSSGSQPGANVSTQEQGSRADGGSSPSGGSGSGGMSSDQRGPNSDDMDGLSSGNDSGERESEGGMERGGSSHGRQSIRSSHSSSNGKDSGMMLETTESNKSSNSQSLSPPSGSLAYSLLMTSSEHDPPSTSGCSSDQSARVQTQKELMKAIKELKLRLPSERKSKGHSSTLNALKYALQCVRQVRANKEYYHQWSVEECHGCSLDLSAFTIEELDNITSEYTLKNTDTFSMAVSFLSGKVVYVSPQGSSVLRCKPECLQGTMFSELLAPQDVSTFYSGTAPCRLPLWASCIGSASPPVDCTQEKSMFCRISANRMQGSEMRYNPFRLTPYQLTIRDSDTSEPQPCCLLIAEKVHSGYEAPRIPPDKRIFTTSHTPSCLFQEVDERAVPLLGYLPQDLVGTPTLLYIHPEDRPIMVAIHEKIFQFAGQPFEYAPLRMCARNGEYLTIDTSWSSFVNPWSRKVAFIVGRHKVRTSPLNEDVFTIPHGCEGRTTTPDVVQLSEKIHRLLVQPVHSGSSQGYSSLGSSGSRGSRRSHQQHLSAASSSDSNGPVMDEAAVAIALHKPMTFQQICKDVHTVKTNGQQVFIESRNRPLPRKNTNTGTAASLRAINSDPIKGLVADMTKPPAALVPGPLVQKEHPTGYSYQQINCLDSIIRYLESCNIPNTVKRKCGSSSYTTSSTSDDDKQQEASGNTKGGSVSLVGEPAPLPPLTMATKAESVASVTSQCSFSSTIVHVGDKKPPESDIIMEEVPITPTPAPPFTATPAARGLTPPANTAIAPPLPPPPPPPPVRDTWRSGSGGGGGGSGGRRGLTKEVLSAHTQQEEQAFLHRFKDLSKLRVFDQTASSTVRCHTQAANPLSRGVRCSRDYPAAGGSTGRRGRGGKRLRHQESSDQHSSMGLNGNHRDLRTATVPGPLNMTLGPQTSSSSWPSVCSQASIPAAPFAPGMLPIYPVYPPLAQPLPVPDPLRFPATQMVPPMMALVLPNYMFPQMGAPISQPAANPGHFYNPNFTYPGTTPAAVSNPMPIPPVTVAPSRSSTPQSYNQTPADREGAESPLFQSRCSSPLNLLQLEESPSNRLEVATALAASQQATPSVQGGAAPGSPNQRSSDDTSKENENENGETNESNQDAMSTSSDLLDLLLQEDSRSGTGSAASGSGSSGTRSSGSGSGSGSNGCSSSGTSGTSSSQGSHTSKYFGSIDSLENDHTRKQPTGGSSSTGGDGGEEQFIKCVLQDPIWLLMANTDDKVMMTYQLPVRDLDTVLREDREALRNMQKQQPRFTEDQKRELSQVHPWIRTGRLPRAVNISGCTGCKSPSSALPATPFDVEIHEMELCSVLKSQEEDADKAKKKQSETAMDETQPEDEDEEEEVEEKGTKTQDSNQDMTTEEQRETSESVAVKSNESDMTH is encoded by the exons ATGAGTTATGACAGCTCTAACTCAGTGGCCAGCAGCAACGCTCGGGGGCGAGTGGCAAGGGCCGGCGAGAAAGACAATGACCAGGAAGCTCAGTTTGAAGGGTTAAACTCgccaaaaagcagcagcagcggcagtcAGCCCGGTGCCAATGTCAGCACCCAGGAGCAAGGAAGCAGAGCCGATGGAGGCTCTTCTCCCAGCGGAGGGTCAGGATCTGGAGGGATGTCCAGCGACCAGAGGGGCCCCAATTCCGACGACATGGACGGCCTCTCCAGTGGGAACGACTCCGGGGAGAGGGAAAGCGAGGGCGGCATGGAAAGGGGGGGCAGCTCACACGGGCGTCAGTCCATACGCAGCTCCCACAGTTCGTCCAATGGCAAAGACTCTGGCATGATGCTGGAAACCACAGAGAGCAACAAGAG CTCCAACTCCCAGAGTCTCTCACCACCCAGCGGCTCCTTGGCCTACAGCTTGCTCATGACCAGCTCAGAGCACgaccctccctccacctctggCTGCAGCAGCGACCAGTCGGCAAGGGTCCAGACCCAGAAAGAGCTGATGAAGGCCATCAAGGAGCTGAAGCTCCGCCTGCCATCTGAGCGCAAATCCAAGGGTCACTCCAGCACTCTAAATGCACTTAAATATGCCCTCCAGTGTGTCAGACAAGTCCGAG CCAACAAGGAGTACTATCATCAGTGGAGTGTGGAGGAGTGTCATGGCTGCAGTCTGGACTTGTCTGCCTTCACAATTGAGGAGCTTGACAACATCACCTCAGAATACACCCTCAAAAACACT gaCACATTCTCGATGGCTGTGTCTTTCTTGTCAGGGAAAGTTGTGTACGTATCACCCCAGGGCTCGTCCGTGCTGCGCTGTAAGCCCGAGTGTCTCCAGGGGACCATGTTTTCAGAGCTTTTGGCGCCTCAGGATGTCAGCACTTTCTACAGCGGCACAGCACCTTGCCGCCTCCCACTCTGGGCGTCGTGCATCGGGTCTG CTTCTCCTCCAGTTGACTGCACTCAGGAGAAGTCCATGTTCTGTCGAATCAGCGCCAACCGGATGCAGGGCAGCGAGATGCGCTACAACCCCTTTCGCCTCACACCCTACCAGCTCACCATCAGAGATTCAGACACCTCTGAGCCACAGCCTTGCTGTCTGCTCATTGCTGAGAAAGTCCACTCTGGATACGAGG CTCCTCGGATTCCTCCAGACAAGAGGATTTTCACCACCAGTCACACTCCCAGCTGCCTTTTTCAGGAAGTTGACGAGAG ggcTGTGCCGTTGTTGGGCTACCTGCCTCAGGACTTGGTGGGAACCCCCACTCTGCTCTACATCCACCCTGAGGACAGACCCATCATGGTGGCTATACACGAGAAGA TCTTTCAGTTTGCAGGGCAGCCGTTTGAGTACGCGCCGCTAAGGATGTGCGCCCGCAATGGTGAATACCTGACCATCGACACCAGCTGGTCTTCCTTCGTCAACCCCTGGAGCCGGAAGGTGGCATTTATTGTTGGGCGCCACAAAGTCAGAAC gaGCCCACTGAACGAGGACGTTTTCACGATACCGCATGGCTGCGAGGGTCGCACCACAACTCCAGATGTCGTGCAGCTGAGTGAGAAGATCCACCGGCTCCTGGTGCAGCCCGTGCACAGCGGCAGCTCTCAGGGCTACAGCTCACTTGGGTCCAGCGGCTCCCGAGGCTCTCGCCGCTCACACCAGCAGCACCTCAGTGCCGCCTCCTCCAGCGACAGCAACGGCCCCGTCATGGACGAGGCTGCCGTCGCCATCGCTTTGCACAAGCCT ATGACGTTCCAGCAGATCTGCAAAGATGTTCACACGGTCAAGACTAACGGACAGCAAGTTTTCATCGAGTCCCGTAACCGGCCACTGCCCAGAAAAAACACTAACACAG GCACAGCAGCCAGCCTCAGAGCTATCAATAGCGACCCAATCAAAGGTCTGGTAGCTGATATGACCAAGCCCCCTGCAGCCCTGGTCCCCGGCCCGCTTGTACAGAAGGAGCACCCTACTGGCTACTCCTACCAGCAGATCAACTGTCTGGACAGCATCATAAG GTACTTGGAGAGCTGTAACATTCCTAACACAGTTAAAAGGAAATGTGGCTCGTCCTCCTACACCACTTCCTCCACGTCTGATGATGACAAACAGCAGGAAGCCAGCGGAAACACCAAAG GCGGTTCAGTTAGCCTGGTAGGGGAGCCTGCCCCTCTGCCACCACTGACCATGGCCACCAAGGCAGAGAGTGTAGCCTCAGTCACTTCCCAGTGTAGCTTCAGCAGCACCATTGTGCATGTGGGAGACAAGAAACCTCCTGAGTCAG ACATCATCATGGAGGAAGTTCCCATCACTCCCACGCCTGCTCCTCCTTTCACTGCTACTCCTGCCGCTAGAGGCCTGACGCCTCCTGCTAACACAGCCATcgcccctcctcttcctcctcctcctcccccgccCCCAGTGAGGGACACCTGGAGAAGTGGaagtggaggaggtggtggaggaagcGGAGGCCGACGGGGACTTACAAAGGAGGTACTCTCCGCCCACAcccagcaggaggagcaggcgTTCCTCCACCGCTTTAAGGACCTCAGCAAGCTGCGCGTGTTCGATCAGACGGCGTCTTCGACCGTGCGCTGCCACACACAGGCTGCCAACCCTCTCTCACGAG GAGTGCGCTGTTCTCGCGACTACCCAGCCGCAGGAGGCAGCACCGGCAGACGTGGCCGTGGGGGTAAAAGGCTCAGGCACCAGGAGTCATCTGACCAACACAGCTCCATGGGCCTGAATGGGAACCACAGAGACCTCAGGACCGCCACAGTTCCCGGGCCCCTCAACATGACTCTCGGACCCCAGACAAGCTCCTCCTCCTGGCCATCTGTGTGCTCCCAAGCCAGCATTCCCGCAGCCCCTTTCGCCCCCGGTATGCTTCCAATCTACCCCGTCTACCCACCGCTCGCACAGCCATTACCAGTCCCCGATCCATTGCGTTTCCCGGCTACCCAGATGGTGCCTCCCATGATGGCCCTCGTTCTGCCCAACTACATGTTCCCCCAGATGGGAGCGCCCATTTCTCAGCCGGCCGCCAACCCCGGACACTTCTACAATCCTAACTTTACTTACCCTGGCACCACCCCAGCTGCTGTTTCCAACCCAATGCCCATTCCACCAGTAACAGTTGCCCCGTCTCGTAGCAGCACCCCCCAGTCATACAATCAGACACCTGCTGACCGCGAGGGGGCAGAGTCCCCCCTCTTCCAGTCCCGATGCTCTTCCCCTCTCAACTTGTTGCAGCTTGAGGAGTCTCCTAGCAACCGGTTGGAGGTCGCCACGGCCCTGGCTGCTTCACAGCAAGCTACACCTTCTGTGCAGGGAGGTGCAGCCCCCGGCTCACCTAACCAGAGGAGCTCCGATGACACCTCCAAGGAGAACGAGAATGAGAAT GGTGAAACTAATGAGTCCAACCAGGATGCCATGTCCACATCCAGTGACTTGCTGGATTTGTTACTACAGGAAGACTCCCGCTCAGGCACTGGCTCCGCTGCTTCTGGATCAGGATCCTCAGGCACGAGGTCCTCGGGTTCCGGCTCCGGCTCCGGCTCCAACGGCTGCAGCTCCTCTGGCACCAGCGGCACCA GCAGCAGCCAGGGCAGCCACACCAGCAAATACTTTGGTAGTATCGACTCCTTGGAGAACGACCACACCCGCAAACAGCCAACAGGGGGCAGCAGTAGCACCGGTGGAGACGGAGGCGAGGAGCAGTTTATCAAGTGCGTCCTGCAGGATCCCATCTGGCTGCTGATGGCCAACACTGACGACAAGGTCATGATGACATATCAGCTGCCTGTCAG GGACTTGGATACGGTACTGCGTGAGGATCGTGAGGCCCTCAGGAATATGCAGAAACAGCAGCCACGTTTCACAGAGGACCAGAAGAGAGAGCTCAGCCAAGTGCACCCCTGGATCCGCACAGGACGTTTACCAAGAGCCGTCAATATCTCT GGATGTACAGGCTGCAAGTCTCCCTCCTCTGCACTTCCCGCCACCCCATTTGACGTGGAGATCCACGAGATGGAGCTGTGCAGTGTTCTCAAGTCTCAGGAAGAGGATGCGGATAAGGCCAAGAAAAAACAGTCTGAGACAGCCATGGACGAAACCCAGCCCGAGGACGAAGACGAGGAAGAAGAGGTCGAAGAGAAAGGAACCAAAACACAAGACAGCAACCAAGACATGACGACAGAGGAGCAAAGAGAGACCTCGGAGTCTGTCGCAGTAAAGTCTAACGAGTCTGACATGACTCACTGA
- the pcolceb gene encoding procollagen C-endopeptidase enhancer b, which produces MEDRVWTLYLVILTLGWAEAQSQSNFTRPVFHCGGHLVVDSGIVASEGFPSHYKPNSKCIWYITVPEGHVVMLSFRLFDMEADPTCRYDYLDVYNGHTRLVQKLGRFCGTFRPGALISTSNTMMLEMVSDDATGGRGFLASFNAGKPHVEENQFCGGRLTKSQGSVKTPNWPNSDYPAGISCSWHISVEPSNVIEVKFQKLDLEPDTYCRYDYVALFNGGETDDSRRIGKFCGDRSPGTIVTNGNELLVQFVSDLSVTSDGFMAFYSSVPRGSRTPTAGGDFIYGPQTTSEPQKTTTKPSRPTPKPRPGILPKPTPKPPKKPLVVKIPIKPPPRRPTTKPAVRPTPKPKPAKPTPKAPVKKPTPKPGVRPTPKPKPTPKPKPTPKSKFIKPTIKPSIKAKPTRKPVLKTKPTIKPSVKPKPTPKSGIKPTVKPKIKPKATPKPAVKKTVTKKPVVSKKPLPLNPLCTQACKRPGTLQSSFCPHDFVITGRLTSLTPGPRGSATVEVSVIKAYKTGRLNITKSGPVMTVTLTSTCKKCPGLLKGRNYVLMGKVDAQGNGLLSPSSFTLLYKPIHAKALANLSRKQC; this is translated from the exons ATGGAGGACAGGGTGTGGACTCTGTATCTTGTCATTTTGACACTGGGATGGGCTGAGGCTCAGAGTCAGTCCAACTTCACCAG gcCGGTCTTCCACTGTGGAGGCCATCTGGTTGTAGACTCAGGCATTGTGGCCAGTGAAGGCTTCCCCAGTCACTACAAACCTAACAGTAAATGCATCTGGTACATCACT GTCCCAGAGGGTCATGTAGTCATGCTGTCTTTCCGCCTCTTCGACATGGAGGCTGACCCCACCTGTCGCTATGACTACCTGGACGTCTACAATGGTCACACCCGCTTGGTACAGAAGCTTGGCCGTTTCTGTGGGACGTTCCGGCCCGGAGCCCTGATCTCCACCTCCAACACTATGATGTTAGAGATGGTGTCAGACGACGCCACAGGAGGAAGAGGCTTTCTGGCTTCCTTTAATGCTGGCAAGCCACATGTGGAAG AGAATCAGTTCTGTGGAGGACGGCTAACCAAATCACAGGGCTCTGTCAAGACGCCCAACTGGCCTAACTCTGATTATCCAGCAGGCATCAGCTGCTCCTGGCACATCTCCGTAGAGCCAAGCAAT GTGATCGAGGTGAAGTTTCAGAAGCTGGATTTGGAACCTGACACATACTGTCGCTATGACTATGTGGCATTGTTTAACGGGGGAGAGACTGATGACTCAAGGAGGATTGGGAAATTCTGTGGAGACCGGTCACCAGG AACCATAGTGACCAATGGGAATGAGCTCCTTGTCCAGTTTGTCTCTGACCTCAGCGTGACCTCAGATGGCTTCATGGCCTTCTACTCAAGTGTGCCCCGTGGGTCTCGGACACCCACCGCTGGAGGAGACTTCATCTACGGACCTCAGACTACCTCTGAGCcacaaaaaacaaccacaaagcCAAGCAGACCTACCCCCAAACCTAGGCCTGGTATCTTGCCTAAACCCACCCCAAAACCACCCAAAAAACCACTGGTAGTGAAGATACCTATCAAACCTCCACCACGCAGACCTACCACCAAGCCTGCAGTCAGGCCTACACCTAAACCCAAACCAGCTAAACCCACACCTAAAGCACCTGTGAAAAAGCCTACACCTAAACCCGGAGTTAGACCTACACCCAAACCCAAACCTACACCCAAACCCAAACCCACACCCAAATCCAAGTTTATTAAGCCAACGATCAAACCAAGCATCAAGGCTAAACCCACACGGAAACCTGTACTGAAGACAAAACCGACCATAAAACCTAGTGTCAAACCAAAGCCAACACCTAAGAGTGGAATTAAACCAACAGTCAAGCCTAAGATCAAACCTAAAGCGACACCTAAGCCTGCAGTGAAGAAGACAGTGACAAAAAAGCCAGTTGTGAGTAAGAAAC CTTTACCACTGAACCCACTGTGTACACAAGCCTGTAAGAGGCCAGGAACTCTGCAGTCCAGCTTCTGCCCTCATGACTTTG TGATCACGGGTAGGCTTACATCTTTGACGCCTGGTCCAAGGGGGTCAGCGACAGTCGAGGTGTCCGTCATCAAGGCCTATAAGACAGGACGACTGAATATCACCAAATCAGGACCCGTCATGACGGTCACACTGACCTCCACCTGCAAGAAATGCCCCGGGCTACTCAAAG gCCGGAACTACGTGTTGATGGGAAAAGTCGACGCACAGGGCAACGGCCTCCTCAGCCCCTCCAGCTTCACTCTCCTCTATAAGCCCATCCACGCCAAAGCACTCGCCAACCTGTCACGCAAACAATGCTGA